The following proteins are encoded in a genomic region of Palaemon carinicauda isolate YSFRI2023 chromosome 19, ASM3689809v2, whole genome shotgun sequence:
- the LOC137658821 gene encoding alpha-1-inhibitor 3-like — protein sequence MGRTSKLLRAIVALICFATSSSGSHVITVPKSWLPGGDLQVCVQVTNPEALQGEITVSIENGPLYANQRNTDTSLLMQESIQVLQGNQNFCTNITLPEMEQDSMLHQEGRDIIHINGTLDGLTVNYNRTIYRQIIARKMIVQTDKPLYEPGQTVHFRVLSHTGRLKEISTENYQEIYITNPSKIIIAQWLDVDNSKGLVHLSFQLTDEHEEGSYYITVKSQEGKKENERFTVRENVKPRFQVDVKPPNSLLVTQHSFTFTACAKYPFGQPVKGNIHWEVTNNDRRRCKAVIKMNNTISGCSDITVKSSDLRIIECGIEKIEAKATITDAASDEVEKGTSAIRVQTTNVRFETLYQDDFMKPNLPFTLKVLAKLPDGSPASGEPLEICHGHICNNITTPSDGIVKLYLTNPDSQRVVMKHMVSRAFLIVNTFVIGAKRYYSPSNSSLVIHVPEETINCSNGEETRLTLKVLFAAVQQRSAVVNVQVMSRGKMQYFKSEEYQLTSSKFPFEEEFFMGHLPLAPKDTVTGILNIPVTLPLTAGPKIQVLVWYIRADGEVVSDVREITVEKCLPNKVDFAWFTNRAQPGLANSLTITTTPGSICSYGVLGTGVDLDTTRRDTETIDSFFLSDPNYNEYPWSSTQVDDHEYCERMKEENPKDHTISLFSTDYIDTLHMFDQSGLYIFTDLTLETRPCIDLDYQKSNEGYYSSYSSSETNFHETLLWNLAVVPSTGILKQDVELPPTFTEWIGTAVCVHPHVGVGVSKSSSLTNYTSFYVDMLHPPSIKRGEDMPVKIFVFNNLQQPLPVRVTLEGSTKYELIGENNAGLPAGQRLSCVGAQNRHVHTIKIRPITIGQVNITVRASVDTETSVPCGDESLNIGKRHDLVSPLQVRREGYLREKTWRKYICAKAKGQDSLETTELTIPPGMVEGSVKAWISVVGEQLVIPLEDLEIMISNSQKCNGDNIIELYRHLLIFKYLQATKQETPEVKAKLLDVMRRGYRCQMLYQRLDGSFSNFGNADDSGSTSLTALVLRIFSQAKEFIPIDDGSLNAATSWLINNYGNETCAQSIEDGQTTEDPSHEESSQVSLTADVLMALLESGVSASHPTVLQGVRCLNQSNSLDYYTMALKAYTLALAGIPKARVVLHKLMEEANITDTLIHWHERKSDSGNNEFYKYDDETSAIVILAMVAIDPSTYQQELRKLIRSLSPRRYHFYIHNEKESFIGEALSAYESSQYQGDLNVDVAVQARDFHHTFFMTESNKLLQQEVSLPILPTNVSFSMKGQGCALIQTILHYNDPQPDDTESHGL from the exons ATGGGTCGTACATCAAAACTTCTGAGAGCAATCGTTGCTCTGATCTGTTTTGCGACTTCTTCTTCTGG GAGCCACGTCATAACAGTCCCCAAATCGTGGTTACCAGGAGGGGATTTGCAGGTCTGTGTCCAGGTGACCAACCCAGAGGCTCTACAAGGGGAAATAACTGTCAGTATTGAAAATGGCCCACTTTATGCAAATCAACGAAATACGGACACCAGTCTCCTGATGCAGGAATCAATACAGGTTCTACAAG GTAACCAAAACTTCTGCACCAACATAACTCTACCCGAAATGGAACAAGACTCAATGTTACATCAGGAAGGAAGAGATATCATACACATAAATGGAACACTTGATGGTCTTACTGTAAACTATAATAGGACTATTTACCGTCAAATTATTGCCAGAAAGATGATTGTACAGACAGACAAGCCCTTATACGAACCAGGCCAAACCGTCCACTTCAGAGTGCTGTCACACACTGGTCGCTTGAAGGAGATTTCAACTGAAAAC TACCAAGAGATATACATAACCAATCCATCTAAAATAATAATTGCCCAGTGGTTAGATGTCGACAACTCCAAAGGTTTGGTCCACTTGTCGTTTCAACTCACCGATGAACATGAGGAG GGATCCTACTACATCACAGTGAAGAGTCAAGaaggtaaaaaggaaaatgaacgcTTTACAGTGAGAGAAAACGTCAAGCCAAGGTTCCAGGTAGATGTAAAGCCACCTAACTCCCTCCTTGTCACACAACACAGCTTCACCTTCACTGCATGCGCCAA GTACCCTTTTGGTCAACCTGTCAAAGGTAATATTCATTGGGAGGTCACCAACAATGATAGGAGGAGGTGTAAAGCAGTCATCAAGATGAATAACACT ATTTCTGGCTGTAGTGACATAACAGTCAAATCCAGTGATCTTAGAATCATTGAATGCGGTATAGAAAAAATTGAGGCTAAAGCAACAATAACCGATGCGGCCAGTGATGAAGTTGAGAAAGGAACAAGTGCAATCAGAGTTCAAACGACTAACGTGCGTTTTGAAACCCTTTATCAAGATGACTTTATGAAACCTAATTTGCCCTTCACACTCAAG GTATTGGCTAAATTACCAGATGGATCTCCTGCTAGTGGTGAACCTCTTGAGATCTGCCATGGACATATTTGCAATAACATCACTACCCCATCAGATGGCATTGTCAAACTCTATTTAACCAACCCCGACAGTCAGAGAGTAGTG ATGAAACACATGGTATCCAGAGCATTCTTAATTGTAAACACTTTTGTAATCGGTGCAAAAAGGTATTACTCTCCATCCAATTCCTCCTTAGTCATTCATGTTCCAGAGGAGACTATCAACTGTTCCAATGGAGAAGAAACCAGACTCACACTTAAAGTCTTGTTTGCAGCTGTTCAGCAAAGGTCTGCTGTTGTAAATGTTCAG GTGATGTCAAGAGGAAAAATGCAGTACTTCAAGTCAGAAGAATATCAATTAACTTCCTCCAAATTTCCATTTGAAGAAGAATTCTTCATGGGTCACCTACCCCTTGCACCAAAAGATACTGTCACTGGTATTCTTAACATCCCAGTAACCTTGCCTTTAACTGCAGGACCAAAGATACAG GTGCTAGTATGGTACATAAGAGCTGATGGAGAAGTGGTCTCTGATGTCAGGGAGATAACTGTTGAAAAGTGCCTCCCTAACAAAGTAGATTTTGCCTGGTTCACCAACAGGGCCCAGCCAGGACTCGCAAACTCCCTCACAATCACTACGACCCCAGGCTCTATATGCAGTTACG GTGTTCTGGGAACAGGAGTAGATTTGGACACAACCAGACGAGATACAGAAACCATTGACAGCTTCTTCTTGAGTGACCCTAATTACAACGAGTATCCGTGGAGTTCAACGCAGGTCGATGACCACGAATACTGCGAGAGGATGAAAGAGGAAAATCCTAAAG ATCACACAATATCCCTATTCAGTACTGATTACATTGATACTCTTCATATGTTTGAT CAATCTGGACTTTACATTTTCACCGACCTCACCTTAGAAACCAGACCATGCATCGATCTAG ATTATCAGAAGTCTAATGAAGGATACTACAGCAGCTACAGTTCATCAGAAACAAACTTCCATGAAACATTGCTTTGGAATCTAGCAGTTGTTCC GTCAACTGGGATACTCAAACAGGATGTTGAGCTCCCACCAACCTTTACCGAATGGATTGGAACTGCCGTGTGCGTCCATCCACATGTAGGTGTTGGAGTGTCAAAAAGTTCTTCGCTCACCAACTACACTTCCTTCTATGTAGACATGTTGCATCCTCCATCAATCAAGAGAGGGGAAGATATGCCTGTAAAGATCTTTGTCTTCAATAACCTTCAGCAACCCCTGCCA GTGAGAGTTACTCTGGAAGGAAGCACTAAATATGAGCTCATTGGGGAAAACAATGCAGGCTTACCAGCTGGCCAAAGACTATCCTGTGTTGGAGCCCAAAACAGACATGTCCACACTATCAAAATAAGGCCTATCACCATTGGTCAAGTGAACATTACAGTCAGGGCCTCAGTAGACACTGAAACCTCTGTGCCTTGTGGAGATGAATCTCTCAATATCGGCAAAAG GCATGATCTTGTGAGTCCACTACAAGTAAGAAGAGAAGGTTATTTGAGAGAAAAAACTTGGAGAAAATATATCTGTGCAAAAG CAAAAGGACAAGACTCCCTTGAAACAACAGAACTGACCATACCCCCAGGAATGGTGGAGGGATCTGTAAAGGCATGGATCAGTGTTGTAGGAGAACAGTTGGTCATACCTTTAGAA GATCTTGAAATCATGATTTCGAACTCACAAAAATGCAACGGTGATAATATAATAGAGTTGTACAGACACTTACTCATCTTCAAGTACTTACAAGCTACAAAACAAGAGACGCCAGAAGTAAAAGCAAAGCTTCTTGACGTCATGAGAAGAG GATATCGATGCCAGATGCTATACCAACGTTTGGATGGTTCCTTCAGTAATTTTGGCAATGCTGATGATTCTGGCTCAACTTCGCTCACTGCTCTTGTTCTAAGGATCTTTTCTCAAGCAAAGGAATTCATACCG ATTGACGATGGAAGCCTGAATGCAGCCACTTCATGGCTAATCAATAACTATGGCAATGAAACTTGTGCTCAATCCATTGAAGATGGTCAGACCACA GAAGATCCTAGTCATGAAGAATCCTCACAAGTCTCACTGACAGCAGACGTCCTCATGGCTCTCTTGGAATCAGGAGTGTCGGCTTCACACCCTACAGTGCTACAGGGTGTGAGGTGCCTCAACCAAAGTAATTCTCTCGACTACTACACGATGGCCTTGAAAGCCTACACTCTAGCACTTGCTGGAATCCCAAAGGCCCGTGTAGTGCTACACAAGTTGATGGAAGAAGCTAATATTACTGATACCTTGATTCACTGGCATGAGAGAAAATCAGACTCTGGAAATAACG AATTTTACAAATATGATGATGAGACAAGTGCAATAGTTATCTTGGCAATGGTAGCCATAGATCCTTCAACTTATCAGCAAGAATTGCGTAAATTGATCAGGTCACTTTCTCCTAGAAGATATCACTTCTATATACATAATGAAAAA GAATCATTTATCGGGGAAGCTCTATCTGCTTATGAGTCATCACAGTACCAGGGTGACCTGAATGTGGATGTTGCAGTCCAGGCTCGAGATTTCCACCACACATTCTTCATGACAGAATCTAATAAATTATTACAACAGGAGGTTTCTCTGCCAATCCTTCCAACTAATGTCTCCTTTAGCATGAAGGGTCAGGGTTGTGCCCTAATTCAG ACCATCCTCCATTACAATGACCCTCAGCCTGATGATACTGAATCACATGGATTGTAG